In a genomic window of Chrysemys picta bellii isolate R12L10 chromosome 1, ASM1138683v2, whole genome shotgun sequence:
- the APOL3 gene encoding apolipoprotein L3 translates to MASGTFSTYEENIHDHDLQYDGSLGISELLQEKIYNEELQSFFPEGWNYKEMLQDVMDLERSEGIIPWEESASEDIMVFLKQFPEQRKEIEKCIQCLKDMADNIDLTHKNCTIANMAANSTSLASGILTILGLTLAPLTAGGSLALTATGIGLGAAAAATSISVSIYENISNSKERSKANDLLVECQSNLETLTHLDEVDFRPIISPKSEAMGNHLTHVLSTASKIPEVVYKSVKGIRTNVRAFKVVKANPGLKALAQRLTAAGRTARNTAKGTKQVQKALAGTTLAMSKSARVLGATAAGVFVVFDAYSLVKDSIHLTEGAKAEAAADIREKASQLEKDLQNLSELYEELKGMVYE, encoded by the exons ATGGCCTCGGGAACATTCAGTACTTATGAAG AAAACATTCATGACCACGATTTGCAATATGACGGCAGCCTGGGGATCTCAGAGCTTCTGCAGGAGAAAATATATAATGAGGAGCTGCAGAGCTTCTTTCCTGAAGGGTGGAACTACAAGGAAATGTTGCAGGACGTGATGGACCTCGAGAG GTCTGAAGGAATCATTCCCTGGGAAGAGAGTGCCAGTGAAGATATCATGGTCTTTCTGAAGCAGTTCCCTGAGCAGAGAAAGGAGATAGAGAAGTGTATCCAGTGCCTTAAGGACATGGCAGACAACATTGACCTGACCCATAAGAACTGCACCATTGCCAACATGGCCGCGAACTCCACAAGCCTGGCGTCTGGCATCTTGACTATCCTTGGGCTGACCTTAGCACCGCTGACGGCAGGGGGGAGTTTGGCTCTCACGGCAACTGGGATTGGCTTAGGGGCAGCAGCAGCGGCTACCAGCATTTCTGTCAGCATATATGAGAACATCAGCAATTCAAAGGAAAGGAGCAAAGCCAACGACCTGCTGGTGGAATGCCAAAGCAACCTTGAAACACTGACCCACCTCGATGAAGTGGATTTCAGACCCATAATCTCCCCAAAGAGCGAGGCCATGGGCAACCATCTGACACACGTCCTTTCCACTGCTAGTAAAATTCCAGAGGTAGTCTACAAAAGCGTTAAGGGGATAAGAACCAATGTAAGAGCATTCAAAGTGGTGAAAGCTAACCCTGGTTTGAAGGCCTTAGCACAACGGCTCACCGCGGCTGGGAGGACAGCCCGGAACACAGCAAAGGGGACCAAGCAAGTGCAAAAAGCCTTAGCTGGGACCACTCTTGCCATGTCCAAAAGTGCGAGGGTGCTCGGTGCCACAGCCGCAGGAGTTTTTGTCGTGTTTGATGCCTACAGTCTCGTGAAAGACTCCATCCATTTAACTGAGGGGGCGAaggcagaggctgcagcagaTATAAGAGAAAAAGCTAGCCAACTTGAAAAGGACCTTCAGAATCTCAGCGAGCTGTATGAGGAGCTGAAAGGCATGGTATATGAATAG